GTCGTCCTTGGGGTAGAAATAGACGATGACCGTGCCGGGCGCTCCCCCGACCTCGTGGACCTTCCCGTCGTCGCCGTGGAGGGTCAGCTTAGGGGCGTCGTCATTGGCCTTCAGCACGGGGCAGTCCTTTTCCGTGGGCGCGCGCGGCCATGCGCGGCCGCGCCCGGGTGTCGTGTGGGAGAGCGCGAGGGCGCGCGAGAACGCGAGCGCGAACGATTCTGTACCGGACCGCCACCGTTTGAACAGCCCCAGGGGGTGGGGGAGACCGTGACCGGCGAGGAGGCGTTGCTGGCGCGCGTCGCGGCGGCGCTGGGCGAGGTGCCTCGGGGCGCGGAGGTCGAGCTCGGGATCGGTGACGACTGCGCCGTGCTCCGGAGCCCGGGATCGCGGCTCGTGTGGACCGTCGACGCCCAGGTCGACGAGGTGCACTTCCGCCGCGAGTGGCTCAGCTACGAGGACATCGGCTATCGCGCCTTCGCCTCGGCCGCGAGCGACGTGGTCGCGATGGGCGCGACTCCCATCGCGGCCTTGGCGGCGCTGACGCTGGACCCTCGCACGACCGAGGCCGACGTCGAGGCGCTCGCGCGCGGGCAGCGGGACGCGTCGCGGGAGGCCTCCGCCCCCGTGATCGGCGGCAACCTCTCGCGCGGCGCGACGCTGTCCGTGACGACGACGGTGCTCGGCCGCGCGGTCGCGCCGGTGCGGAGGGAGGGAGCGCGCCCGGGGGACCTCGTCTGGGCGACCGGACCGCTGGGGCTGGTTAGGCTCGGTCTTCTTTCGTATATGCTCGAAATTGATGGGGAAAACGTCGAGCCTGCGCGCCAGTGTTTTCGTCGGCCGCGGGTGCGCTACGACCTCGCGGGCTGGCTGGGAGGCGCCACCGCGGCCATCGACGTGTCCGACGGCCTCGCGCTCGACGCCTCGCGACTGGCGGCGCGCAGCGGCGTGCGCCTCGTCCTCGACGCCGAGGCCCTGGTCGCCTGCGGTGGGCGCGCCCTCGAGGTAGCCGCTCGTCGACTCGGCGAGCGACCTCTCGAGGCGGCGCTCCGGGGCGGCGAGGACTACGTGGTGCTCGCGTGTGCCCCGAGCGCGCTCGTCGGCGTGGACGGGGCGCTGCCGGGAGGTCTCGTGGCGATTGGCCGTGTGCAGGCGGGCGCCGGGGTGGCCGTGGTCGTCGACGGCCGCGAGCGCGAGGTCGAGGCCGCGGGGTACGACCACCTGCGCGGCGCATGAGCCCGCCGAGACCGCGCCTGAACCTGCGGTGGTTACGCCCCTTAGCTAGTCCCCTGGAGTCGTGGTTCGTATCAGAAGTCCGGTCTTCGGTGTCATGCCGAGGAGCGATGGGGTGCCCCGTTTTCGGCGGCGGCGGGCCCGTCCTCAACTCGGACGTCGTTCCGCGCGGTGGAGGCGGCGCTTTTGCGCTCAGGGGACAGTGGTTTTTCGGGTGTGACCGCGCGAGAACGCCGACCCTCGAACATGAGTATCCTCCCACCGCCGCCGAAAACGGGACACCCCCTCGCTCCCTTGTGGCGAAGGCCGAGCCGCGCGACTTCTGGAAGGGATCACGCTTCCAGGAGACTAGCGCTCGAGGGCCGACTCGACCTCGCGGTACACGCGCTTGCGCCACATCGCGAGCGCCGACTCGCCGCGGTGGAGCTTCTCGGTCTCGGCCAGCATCTCGCCGAGCGGCACGAGCACGACGTACGGATCGTAGGGGCAGGGCGGCGTGGTCACCCCGGGCCCGACCCAGCCGGCCATGAAGCCGGAGCGCCCGTCGAAGAGGCCGCGAACCGCCGCGTTCGCCAACCGCACGGCGAGGAGCCTGTCGAACGCGGACGGCGTGCCGCCGCGCACCACGTGGCCGAGCACGGTCACTCGCGAGTCCACGTCGTGGTGCTCGCTCGCGAGCCGCGCGTCGACGCGCTCCTTCAGCAGCGCGGTGGGCATCTTCACGCCCTCCGACTTGAGGATGAGCACCCGGCGTCGCCGATCACCCTCGGCGTGCGCTCGCTCGATCGTGTGGCAGACCTGCGCGACGAGCTCGTCGTCGGTGCGATCGCTCTCGGGCACCAGCACCGTGTCCGCCCCGGCCGAGACCCCCGCGGTCATCGCGAGGTACCCGCAATCGCGGCCCATCACCTCCACGAGGAAGACGCGCTTGTGGGCGCGCGCGGTGTCGCAGATGCGATCGCACGCCTCGACGATCGTGTTCATGGCGGTGTCGACGCCGATGGCCATCGACGTGCCGCCGAGGTCGTTGTCGATCGACGCCGGCAGGCCCGCGACGCGCAGCGGGCCACGTGCAGCGTCGCAGCCTTCGAGCACCGTCGCCCCGGTGAGCGAGCCGTTCCCGCCGATGACGATGAGCGCCGCGGTGCCCGAGTCGCGCAGCACGCGCTTCGCCGTGGCCTGGCCCTCGGGGGTTCGGAAGCGGGCGCTGCGGGCCGTCCCGAGCATCGTGCCGCCGCGGCGCGACGCCTCGTCGAGCGCGCGGATGTCGAGCGGCGCGAACCGCCCATCGAGCAGCCCCTCGTAGCCGTCTTCGACGCCGACCATCTCGAGCCCGAGCTCCGCGCCCACGCGCGCGAGCCCTCGCAACGCCGAGTTCATGCCCGGCGCGTCGCCGCCGGAGGTCAGCACGCACACCTTGTCACCGCGAGAGAGCTTGTCCGCCATCGCGCCAGCGTACCTGCGACCGCGCGAGATGTCTCTCGACCGCGCGCGCCACCGCCCCCGGCGCCCGCACGCCGCCGGGGGTGAGTGGAATACGCTTTGGTTTCAGGTGGTTAGAAGCGGCCGCAGGCCGCCGGAAGCACGCGCCCCTGGAGGGCGGTGCGCAGCACGCCGAGCTCGGGCGCGGTGCCCGAGGGGCCCGCCTGGGCGGCCATCGCGTCGCATTGAGCGGCCGCGCCGGTGAAGAAGCCAGCCTCGGGCGAGAGGCCGAGCCGCTTGCCC
This is a stretch of genomic DNA from Myxococcales bacterium. It encodes these proteins:
- the thiL gene encoding thiamine-phosphate kinase: MTGEEALLARVAAALGEVPRGAEVELGIGDDCAVLRSPGSRLVWTVDAQVDEVHFRREWLSYEDIGYRAFASAASDVVAMGATPIAALAALTLDPRTTEADVEALARGQRDASREASAPVIGGNLSRGATLSVTTTVLGRAVAPVRREGARPGDLVWATGPLGLVRLGLLSYMLEIDGENVEPARQCFRRPRVRYDLAGWLGGATAAIDVSDGLALDASRLAARSGVRLVLDAEALVACGGRALEVAARRLGERPLEAALRGGEDYVVLACAPSALVGVDGALPGGLVAIGRVQAGAGVAVVVDGREREVEAAGYDHLRGA
- a CDS encoding 6-phosphofructokinase, whose protein sequence is MADKLSRGDKVCVLTSGGDAPGMNSALRGLARVGAELGLEMVGVEDGYEGLLDGRFAPLDIRALDEASRRGGTMLGTARSARFRTPEGQATAKRVLRDSGTAALIVIGGNGSLTGATVLEGCDAARGPLRVAGLPASIDNDLGGTSMAIGVDTAMNTIVEACDRICDTARAHKRVFLVEVMGRDCGYLAMTAGVSAGADTVLVPESDRTDDELVAQVCHTIERAHAEGDRRRRVLILKSEGVKMPTALLKERVDARLASEHHDVDSRVTVLGHVVRGGTPSAFDRLLAVRLANAAVRGLFDGRSGFMAGWVGPGVTTPPCPYDPYVVLVPLGEMLAETEKLHRGESALAMWRKRVYREVESALER